Proteins found in one Helicobacter sp. NHP19-003 genomic segment:
- the dcuC gene encoding C4-dicarboxylate transporter DcuC, whose product MSTMIGATLLAVGVTFYYILRKQHPIFVFLCAGLVLLLVGHYLTGTAIPNTPPAHNFGQLLLNAFAFIAFTFKRQLGGVGLIIMSVAGFAAYMKHIQASAKLAYLSNRPLSKIRNKYLVLSGTFVVGMGLKIVISSYTGLLLLLLACIYPVLLALKIRPITAVCVLSLIALDYGPKDGNTINMADMVEQKDNIVGLFLHHQVWVVLSYTTVIALLIPFYFAWIDKNDLAKNRLCAPIENLEITNPPCPSFYILFPWFPVFLLFWGYFMGVKLDVVSANFISIAVVFLVEFIRYRDAKRLGAGMAAILQAMGEIFVSVVSIIIAASVFATGLKSLGGIALLTQSLGSLQGHGGLWVVGLVMALLAFMVYGFAVVMGSGIAAFNAFGRLAPDIALKMGIEPINLVLPLEIASCLGRASSPIAGGILALAGFAKLAPLEIIKRTYPLLLVGMGVNLAVGVVLVA is encoded by the coding sequence ATGTCGACAATGATCGGGGCGACCCTTTTGGCGGTGGGAGTAACTTTTTACTATATCCTTAGAAAACAGCACCCGATTTTTGTGTTTTTGTGTGCCGGTTTGGTGTTGTTGCTCGTGGGGCATTACCTCACAGGCACAGCTATCCCAAACACCCCACCGGCGCATAACTTCGGGCAGCTTCTCTTAAACGCTTTTGCCTTCATCGCCTTCACCTTTAAAAGGCAGCTTGGTGGTGTAGGGCTCATCATCATGAGCGTGGCGGGTTTTGCTGCCTACATGAAGCACATACAGGCCTCCGCCAAACTCGCCTACCTAAGCAACCGCCCCCTTAGCAAAATCCGCAATAAATATTTAGTCTTAAGCGGGACTTTTGTCGTGGGCATGGGCTTAAAGATTGTGATCTCTAGCTACACGGGGCTTTTGCTCTTGCTCTTAGCGTGCATTTACCCCGTACTACTTGCGCTAAAAATCCGCCCCATCACCGCCGTGTGCGTGCTCTCACTGATTGCCCTAGATTATGGCCCCAAAGATGGTAACACTATCAACATGGCGGACATGGTGGAGCAAAAGGACAACATCGTGGGGCTTTTCTTGCACCATCAAGTGTGGGTGGTGCTTTCTTACACGACTGTGATCGCTCTTTTGATCCCTTTTTACTTTGCATGGATAGACAAAAACGACTTGGCTAAAAACCGCCTATGCGCCCCCATAGAAAACTTAGAGATCACAAACCCCCCATGCCCGAGTTTTTATATTTTGTTCCCGTGGTTTCCCGTGTTCTTGCTCTTTTGGGGGTATTTTATGGGGGTCAAATTAGATGTGGTGAGCGCAAATTTCATCAGCATTGCAGTGGTCTTCCTTGTGGAGTTTATCCGTTATAGAGATGCTAAAAGGCTAGGGGCTGGAATGGCAGCGATTTTGCAAGCGATGGGGGAGATTTTTGTGAGCGTGGTGAGCATAATCATCGCTGCAAGTGTCTTTGCCACAGGGCTTAAGAGCTTGGGCGGGATTGCGCTTTTAACCCAAAGTTTGGGGAGCTTGCAAGGGCACGGGGGCTTGTGGGTCGTAGGGCTTGTGATGGCTCTTTTGGCGTTCATGGTCTATGGCTTTGCGGTGGTGATGGGCAGTGGGATTGCTGCCTTTAACGCCTTTGGGCGTTTAGCCCCCGACATCGCCCTAAAAATGGGAATAGAACCCATTAACTTAGTTTTGCCCCTAGAGATCGCCTCTTGTTTGGGGCGGGCTAGCTCGCCCATCGCCGGAGGGATTTTGGCTTTAGCCGGCTTTGCCAAACTCGCACCCCTAGAAATCATCAAGCGCACTTATCCTTTATTGCTTGTTGGTATGGGGGTGAATTTAGCCGTAGGTGTGGTGCTGGTGGCTTAA
- a CDS encoding DUF262 domain-containing protein, with product MQTDGFCPIREDGLCPVKALEELNFKIPDYQRGYRWGEKEVQVLLKDIVRFIQKSKAEEEFYSLQPIAVQKSGGERKGNLPCHRWATTAHHDFFNHQVLRVEGFIHPPL from the coding sequence ATGCAAACCGATGGTTTTTGCCCTATAAGGGAAGATGGTTTATGTCCTGTGAAAGCATTAGAGGAGCTAAATTTTAAAATCCCCGACTACCAACGAGGGTATCGCTGGGGCGAAAAAGAAGTACAGGTTTTGCTCAAAGACATTGTACGCTTTATCCAAAAGAGTAAAGCAGAGGAGGAGTTTTACAGCCTACAACCCATTGCGGTGCAAAAAAGTGGAGGAGAAAGGAAGGGAAATTTACCATGTCATCGATGGGCAACAACGGCTCACCACGATTTTTTTAATCATCAAGTACTTCGAGTGGAGGGATTTATTCACCCTCCATTATGA
- a CDS encoding DUF262 domain-containing protein, producing MEEKGREIYHVIDGQQRLTTIFLIIKYFEWRDLFTLHYETREGSFQFLQNIQDPSIYPQKLNIDFYHFKEAYRAIKDYVEGEKKKFFDIQKQEFFNTLYHRCKPLWHESEDDEKEVFVRLNSGKIPLMEAEKIKALFLAKKDEYREEDIKKELKNGTTQRKRLEKRGILFIVSWSVWKLMTSWKS from the coding sequence GTGGAGGAGAAAGGAAGGGAAATTTACCATGTCATCGATGGGCAACAACGGCTCACCACGATTTTTTTAATCATCAAGTACTTCGAGTGGAGGGATTTATTCACCCTCCATTATGAAACGAGAGAGGGGAGTTTTCAATTTTTACAAAATATCCAAGATCCATCCATATATCCTCAAAAACTCAATATTGATTTTTACCATTTTAAAGAGGCTTACAGAGCGATTAAAGACTATGTAGAAGGGGAGAAAAAGAAGTTCTTTGATATACAAAAACAAGAGTTTTTCAACACTCTGTACCATAGGTGCAAACCGCTTTGGCATGAAAGTGAAGACGATGAAAAAGAGGTGTTTGTGCGTCTCAATAGTGGAAAAATCCCCCTCATGGAAGCAGAAAAAATCAAAGCATTGTTTTTAGCAAAGAAAGATGAATATCGTGAGGAGGATATCAAAAAAGAGCTGAAAAATGGTACAACGCAGAGAAAAAGGCTAGAGAAGAGAGGGATTTTATTTATTGTGTCTTGGAGCGTGTGGAAGCTAATGACATCATGGAAATCGTAG
- a CDS encoding HNH endonuclease family protein, producing the protein MEANDIMEIVEFVGDKEYRKPALLDDIQGITAYLKAIVPYQDEEDYLFTYFDKQYENESMEDERDKLEEAMATLSGFVSKKGSEVVEREIFHHLGFLIYTGTGGRIYDLYQQWLEHGSEKEFANYLFRQVQKYIQLSLKNKSLGDLTFHDNKQTLQNTLLLFNLAHLIGDQSSNAYFQFNRFVLEQWSLEHIYAQNSKSVCPTKDQPMTAENEKNIKSWLKEVRKYLENDRLYEKIDRALDKTGKKFFQYIGSQNLLGVIDGDFMDHQALHRLQNLTLLDRESNSAIGNLIFSEKRKKIEERKHQHKLIPICTQMVFEKAFSDSQNPSNPDVFTAQDQENYLDKIIECLGKYGINKDNA; encoded by the coding sequence GTGGAAGCTAATGACATCATGGAAATCGTAGAGTTTGTGGGGGATAAAGAATATAGAAAACCAGCCCTATTAGACGACATCCAAGGGATCACAGCTTATCTCAAAGCTATTGTGCCCTATCAAGATGAAGAGGATTATTTGTTTACCTATTTCGACAAACAATATGAAAATGAATCCATGGAGGATGAGCGGGATAAGCTTGAAGAAGCGATGGCCACACTTTCGGGCTTTGTATCAAAAAAAGGCAGTGAGGTTGTTGAACGGGAAATTTTCCACCATCTTGGCTTTTTGATTTATACGGGTACGGGTGGTAGGATCTATGACTTGTACCAACAATGGTTAGAGCATGGGAGTGAAAAAGAGTTTGCCAACTACCTTTTTAGACAGGTGCAAAAATATATCCAGCTTTCACTCAAAAACAAAAGCTTAGGGGATTTAACTTTCCATGACAATAAGCAAACTCTTCAAAACACCCTCTTGCTTTTTAATTTGGCTCATCTCATCGGTGACCAATCTTCCAATGCCTACTTCCAATTCAACCGCTTTGTCTTGGAGCAGTGGAGCTTAGAGCACATTTACGCACAAAACTCTAAAAGTGTATGCCCCACCAAGGATCAACCCATGACCGCAGAAAATGAGAAAAACATCAAAAGCTGGCTTAAAGAAGTGCGGAAGTATTTAGAAAATGATCGGCTTTACGAGAAGATCGACCGTGCTCTTGACAAAACAGGAAAGAAATTTTTTCAATATATAGGGAGTCAAAACTTATTGGGCGTGATCGATGGGGATTTCATGGATCATCAAGCTTTACACCGCTTACAAAACCTCACTTTACTAGATAGGGAGTCCAATAGTGCAATCGGCAACCTCATCTTTAGCGAAAAGCGTAAAAAAATCGAGGAACGCAAACACCAACACAAGTTAATCCCAATTTGTACACAGATGGTGTTTGAAAAAGCCTTTTCTGATTCCCAAAATCCAAGTAATCCTGATGTCTTCACCGCACAGGATCAAGAAAACTATTTGGATAAAATCATAGAGTGTTTAGGAAAATACGGCATCAACAAGGACAATGCATGA
- a CDS encoding DUF262 domain-containing protein: MMPMTFLGFLDCYPHIEVPMLQRDYAQGRLSQKNVADNFLDALFEVVKGKKPALHLDLIYGYKDQEGGVFKLIDGQQRITTL, encoded by the coding sequence ATGATGCCCATGACTTTTCTAGGATTTTTAGATTGTTACCCCCACATAGAAGTCCCCATGTTGCAAAGGGATTATGCACAAGGACGGCTGTCCCAAAAAAATGTAGCGGACAATTTTTTAGATGCCCTTTTTGAAGTTGTGAAGGGTAAAAAACCCGCCCTGCACCTTGATCTCATCTATGGCTATAAAGATCAAGAAGGGGGAGTCTTTAAACTCATCGATGGGCAGCAACGCATCACCACTCTGTGA
- a CDS encoding outer membrane beta-barrel protein: protein MGAKRRFGLRYHLDFSQNFGQRDVAYLGLGMDALVSLYEKKDFIFGLFGGFELAVQRWARVAGVAQEFSAKIQYQGGLLQGQSTTFTSEQGALNFQLPISLGLRVKKHLVSVEFGAFFP from the coding sequence ATGGGGGCTAAACGCCGCTTTGGCCTGCGCTACCATTTGGACTTTAGCCAAAACTTCGGGCAAAGAGATGTCGCCTATTTGGGGCTGGGCATGGACGCGCTGGTTAGTCTGTATGAGAAGAAGGACTTCATCTTTGGGCTCTTTGGTGGGTTTGAGCTGGCTGTGCAACGCTGGGCGCGCGTGGCAGGGGTGGCCCAAGAGTTCAGCGCGAAAATCCAATACCAAGGCGGGCTTTTACAGGGCCAAAGCACCACCTTTACAAGCGAGCAGGGGGCGTTAAACTTCCAACTGCCCATCTCTCTTGGCTTGCGGGTGAAAAAACACTTGGTCAGTGTGGAGTTTGGGGCGTTTTTCCCTTAA
- a CDS encoding dipeptide/oligopeptide/nickel ABC transporter ATP-binding protein has translation MLLEVLELSKSYGAQKVLDGVSFSLERGELVALMGASGCGKSTLAKCIARLEPFNGGQVLYEQQDILQMEEKPFRQVLQYIFQDQLTALNPSKKVKDLLGSVCRRFKTHALLNEALEFAKLSPKLLERYPRELSGGERQRLGIARAMLVCPEVLLLDETTSALDKKLKHEIMQVARTYQQEKQITMLFITHDEALARGYCERFLRLDGGMLL, from the coding sequence ATGCTTTTAGAGGTGCTGGAGCTGTCTAAGTCCTATGGGGCACAAAAGGTGTTAGATGGGGTGAGTTTTAGTCTAGAGAGGGGGGAGTTGGTGGCACTGATGGGGGCTAGTGGGTGTGGCAAAAGCACACTGGCAAAGTGCATTGCCCGTTTAGAGCCTTTCAATGGGGGGCAAGTTTTATACGAGCAACAAGACATTTTACAAATGGAGGAAAAGCCCTTTAGGCAGGTGTTACAGTATATTTTTCAAGATCAACTCACTGCCCTCAACCCTTCTAAAAAAGTGAAGGATTTGTTAGGCAGTGTGTGCCGGCGGTTTAAAACCCACGCCTTGTTAAACGAGGCTTTAGAGTTTGCCAAATTAAGCCCCAAACTTTTAGAGCGCTACCCCAGGGAGTTAAGCGGAGGCGAGAGGCAAAGGCTAGGCATCGCACGGGCGATGCTGGTTTGCCCCGAGGTGTTGCTCTTAGATGAAACCACAAGCGCGCTGGATAAAAAGCTGAAGCACGAAATCATGCAAGTGGCGCGCACCTACCAACAAGAGAAGCAAATCACAATGCTTTTCATCACCCACGATGAAGCTTTAGCCAGGGGGTATTGTGAGCGGTTTTTAAGGCTTGATGGAGGGATGTTGCTCTAG
- a CDS encoding ATP-binding cassette domain-containing protein codes for MLSVQNLGVSSPSGAILQNISFSTAKHLAILGVSGSGKSTLAKAFCGLLPSTFSVHYTHLALSAQAGYVFQDCISCFYPYLKIKDTFKMVLKEHTAKGKNLLESLNVPLKVWGAYPHELSRGMASRVQIALNLALKKEILFLDEVTSSLDKSNTQGVIDLLLSLSVQRVVITHDEEVALKLCDEVLVLKSGRGAYFGAIKEYLCF; via the coding sequence GTGCTTAGCGTGCAAAATTTGGGTGTGTCTAGCCCTAGTGGGGCGATTTTACAAAATATCAGTTTTAGCACGGCTAAGCATTTAGCCATTTTGGGCGTGAGTGGGAGTGGCAAAAGCACTTTGGCTAAGGCGTTTTGTGGGCTATTGCCCTCCACATTTAGTGTGCATTACACCCACTTGGCCTTAAGCGCACAAGCGGGCTATGTGTTTCAAGACTGCATTTCTTGTTTTTACCCTTACCTTAAGATTAAAGACACCTTTAAAATGGTGCTAAAAGAGCACACCGCCAAAGGCAAAAACTTGCTAGAGAGCCTTAATGTCCCCTTGAAGGTGTGGGGGGCTTACCCCCATGAGCTCAGTCGGGGGATGGCGAGTCGGGTACAAATCGCTTTAAATTTAGCCCTAAAGAAAGAAATTTTATTTTTAGATGAGGTGACAAGTTCGCTAGATAAATCAAACACGCAAGGTGTTATAGATTTGCTTTTGAGTTTATCCGTGCAAAGGGTGGTGATCACGCATGATGAGGAAGTGGCGTTAAAATTATGCGATGAGGTGCTGGTGTTGAAGAGTGGGCGGGGAGCCTATTTTGGCGCAATTAAGGAGTATTTATGCTTTTAG
- a CDS encoding ABC transporter permease has product MVKLKFILVLGGLLLILCLPLFAPFDPTAIHLEALKLPPSHTHWLGTDFLGRDEFSRLLFALRNSVFVGLVGGFLALVIALAFAFLVLFAPKWGRSGLLGFLDGFLALPNLLLILLFSAFSQRGLGLLGLGGLLSLFLWPQMAKVLADSFREIATREFITNERALGASRLEIAFLEILPLAKNSVFVLLANTCAHAISAEALLSFFGLGLKVGEASLGNMLNEASQAIFTGVWWLVLVPGLAVFLVVFALAWAGERGRA; this is encoded by the coding sequence ATGGTGAAGTTGAAGTTTATCCTTGTGCTGGGGGGCTTGCTTTTGATCTTGTGCTTGCCCCTTTTTGCACCCTTTGACCCGACTGCCATACATTTGGAGGCGTTGAAGTTGCCCCCAAGCCACACGCATTGGTTAGGTACGGATTTTTTGGGCAGGGATGAGTTTTCAAGACTCTTGTTTGCTTTAAGAAACTCCGTTTTTGTGGGGCTTGTGGGGGGGTTTTTGGCATTAGTCATTGCCTTAGCCTTTGCTTTTTTAGTGCTGTTTGCGCCCAAGTGGGGGCGCTCTGGCTTGCTGGGCTTTTTGGATGGCTTTTTGGCTTTGCCTAATTTATTGTTGATTTTGCTTTTTAGCGCATTTAGCCAACGGGGGCTAGGGCTTTTGGGCTTGGGCGGGCTGTTATCGCTTTTTTTGTGGCCGCAAATGGCAAAAGTTTTAGCCGATAGCTTTAGAGAAATTGCCACAAGGGAGTTTATCACCAATGAGCGGGCTTTGGGAGCAAGTCGGCTTGAGATCGCCTTTTTAGAGATTTTGCCTTTGGCTAAGAACAGCGTGTTTGTGCTTTTAGCAAATACCTGCGCGCATGCCATCAGTGCCGAGGCCCTGCTTAGTTTCTTTGGGCTGGGGTTAAAAGTGGGGGAGGCGAGTTTAGGCAACATGCTAAACGAGGCTTCGCAGGCGATTTTTACGGGGGTGTGGTGGCTGGTGCTGGTGCCGGGTTTAGCGGTGTTTTTAGTGGTCTTTGCTTTAGCGTGGGCGGGGGAGCGTGGGCGTGCTTAG
- a CDS encoding ABC transporter permease: MGVSLASGESVASILKEGLPYTLILGLTSFGLSFVLALILGVVGAYFKDSWLDKTIIYTTLGFFSVPSFWLGLVAIMLFSVLLGWLPSSGVGEIGASPTFGDLMRHMFLPICVLTLSHLAIYTRLVRSVVLDTFKEPFCLSYQAWGVSRAWRFWLVLRFCFLPIVGYFAANAGAILGGTYVVESVFSIGGIGQSTINALLHKDYPLALSIIMLSAFFVVGLNVGVALLAKWLNPKW, encoded by the coding sequence TTGGGGGTTAGTTTGGCAAGTGGGGAGAGTGTGGCAAGCATTTTAAAAGAGGGTTTGCCCTACACATTAATATTGGGGTTAACGAGTTTTGGGCTCAGTTTTGTTTTGGCGTTGATTTTGGGGGTGGTTGGGGCGTATTTTAAAGACTCATGGCTGGATAAAACGATCATTTACACCACTCTAGGCTTTTTTAGTGTGCCGAGTTTTTGGCTAGGGTTAGTGGCGATCATGTTGTTTAGCGTGCTTTTAGGCTGGTTGCCTAGCTCTGGGGTGGGTGAAATAGGCGCAAGCCCCACTTTTGGCGATTTAATGCGCCACATGTTCTTGCCCATATGTGTTCTGACCTTGTCGCATTTAGCCATCTACACCCGCCTTGTGCGCTCGGTGGTGCTAGACACTTTCAAAGAACCTTTTTGCTTAAGTTATCAAGCGTGGGGGGTGAGTAGAGCGTGGCGGTTTTGGCTGGTGTTGCGCTTTTGTTTTTTACCCATTGTGGGGTATTTTGCAGCAAACGCGGGAGCGATTTTGGGAGGGACTTATGTCGTGGAGAGCGTGTTTTCCATTGGCGGGATCGGGCAAAGCACCATCAACGCCCTCTTACACAAAGACTATCCTCTAGCCTTGAGCATCATCATGTTGAGTGCCTTTTTTGTCGTGGGGCTGAATGTCGGCGTGGCACTTTTAGCAAAATGGCTTAATCCCAAATGGTGA